The following are encoded in a window of Prochlorococcus marinus str. MIT 1013 genomic DNA:
- the thiC gene encoding phosphomethylpyrimidine synthase ThiC: protein MRNSWVASRKGKSNVSQMHFARKGEMTEEMVYVAKRENLPESLVMEEVARGRMIIPANINHTNLEPMAIGIASTCKVNANIGASPNASDISEELKKLELAVKYGADTLMDLSTGGVNLDEVRTAIINASPIPIGTVPVYQALESVHGSISRLTEDDFLHIIEKHCQQGVDYQTIHAGLLIEHLPKVKGRITGIVSRGGGILAQWMLYHYKQNPLFTRFDDICEIFKRYDCTFSLGDSLRPGCLHDASDEAQLAELKTLGELTRRAWKHDVQVMVEGPGHVPMDQIEFNVRKQMEECSEAPFYVLGPLVTDISPGYDHISSAIGAAMAGWYGTAMLCYVTPKEHLGLPNPEDVREGLIAYKIAAHAADVARHRSGARDRDDELSKARKEFDWNKQFELSLDPERAKQYHDETLPEEIFKKAEFCSMCGPNHCPMNTKITDEDLDKLNDQINLKGAAELTPVKLNKEN from the coding sequence ATGCGGAATTCATGGGTGGCTTCCAGAAAAGGTAAATCCAATGTTTCTCAGATGCATTTTGCCCGCAAAGGTGAAATGACTGAAGAAATGGTGTATGTGGCAAAGCGTGAGAATCTTCCTGAGTCTCTAGTGATGGAAGAGGTTGCGCGAGGCCGAATGATTATTCCGGCAAATATTAACCATACGAACTTAGAGCCGATGGCAATAGGTATTGCCTCAACATGCAAAGTCAATGCAAATATTGGCGCTTCGCCTAATGCAAGTGACATTAGTGAAGAATTAAAGAAGCTTGAGCTGGCAGTAAAATATGGCGCAGATACTCTTATGGATCTTTCTACTGGAGGGGTTAATTTAGATGAAGTACGAACTGCAATTATTAATGCCTCACCTATCCCGATTGGAACAGTTCCTGTCTATCAAGCTTTAGAAAGTGTTCATGGTTCTATTTCAAGGCTAACTGAGGATGATTTTTTACACATAATAGAAAAGCATTGTCAGCAAGGAGTTGATTATCAAACTATTCATGCAGGCTTATTGATTGAACATTTACCCAAGGTTAAAGGTCGTATTACTGGAATAGTTAGTCGTGGCGGAGGAATTCTTGCTCAATGGATGCTTTATCACTACAAGCAAAATCCTTTGTTTACGCGTTTTGATGATATATGCGAGATATTTAAACGATATGACTGCACTTTCTCTTTAGGAGACTCACTAAGACCTGGCTGCCTGCATGACGCGTCAGATGAAGCTCAACTCGCTGAGTTGAAAACCCTTGGTGAATTGACTAGACGAGCATGGAAACATGATGTCCAAGTAATGGTTGAAGGGCCTGGTCATGTACCTATGGATCAAATTGAATTTAATGTTAGGAAGCAAATGGAGGAGTGCTCAGAAGCTCCTTTCTATGTCCTAGGTCCATTGGTCACTGATATATCTCCTGGTTATGATCATATTTCAAGTGCGATTGGTGCAGCGATGGCAGGTTGGTACGGGACAGCGATGCTTTGTTACGTAACACCTAAGGAACATCTTGGGTTGCCAAATCCTGAGGATGTAAGAGAAGGGCTGATTGCTTATAAAATTGCCGCTCATGCTGCAGATGTCGCAAGACATAGATCAGGGGCTCGTGATCGTGATGATGAATTAAGTAAAGCTCGGAAAGAATTCGATTGGAACAAACAGTTTGAATTGTCCTTGGATCCTGAGAGAGCTAAGCAATATCATGACGAAACTTTACCTGAAGAAATTTTCAAAAAAGCAGAGTTTTGTTCAATGTGTGGTCCTAATCATTGTCCAATGAATACAAAAATAACAGATGAAGATCTTGATAAATTAAATGATCAAATAAATTTAAAAGGTGCAGCTGAACTAACTCCCGTTAAGTTAAACAAAGAAAATTAG
- a CDS encoding NAD(P)H dehydrogenase subunit NdhS, whose translation MDDSKDPILPGTTVTVNNQESIYNGYEGFVQRISGDQAAVLFEGGNWDKLLTLPLKDLLKS comes from the coding sequence ATGGATGATTCAAAAGATCCGATTCTCCCTGGTACAACAGTAACTGTTAATAACCAAGAGTCAATTTATAATGGTTATGAAGGATTTGTTCAAAGAATAAGTGGTGATCAAGCTGCCGTGCTTTTTGAAGGAGGTAATTGGGATAAATTGCTTACACTTCCTCTAAAAGATCTTTTGAAAAGCTAA
- the fabF gene encoding beta-ketoacyl-ACP synthase II has product MMEKLHRVVITGLGAITPIGNNLESYLEGLQSGQNGVSQITLFDASSHACRFAAEVKSFDPTGKLEPKESKRWDRFSKFGVVAAKEALKHSGLIIDDSNAPRIGVIIGSGVGGLLTMETQAHVLDKKGPSRVSPFTVPMMIPNMATGLAAIALGAKGPSSAVSTACAAGSNAIGDAFRLLQLGKADAMVCGGAEASITPLGVAGFASAKALSFRNDDPSTASRPFDSQRDGFVIGEGAGVLILETLDHALKRDATIHAELIGYGTTCDAHHITSPTPGGSGGAEAMKLALSDGQINPEQVDYINAHGTSTPANDSNETSAIKTALGNHAYQVPTSSTKSMTGHLLGGSGGIEAVACALAIKHEIIPPTINYSNPDPNCDLDYVPNKAREKKLGVVLSNSFGFGGHNVCLAFRQMT; this is encoded by the coding sequence ATGATGGAGAAACTCCATCGAGTTGTTATTACAGGTCTTGGAGCCATAACTCCAATTGGCAACAACCTCGAAAGCTACTTGGAAGGGCTTCAATCTGGGCAAAATGGAGTTAGTCAAATAACCCTCTTTGATGCCTCATCCCATGCATGTAGATTTGCAGCAGAGGTCAAAAGTTTTGACCCAACAGGAAAATTAGAACCAAAAGAATCCAAAAGATGGGATCGTTTCTCAAAATTTGGAGTTGTTGCAGCAAAAGAAGCACTGAAGCATTCAGGTCTCATAATTGATGATTCAAATGCTCCAAGAATTGGTGTGATTATTGGTTCTGGTGTTGGCGGATTACTAACTATGGAAACTCAAGCTCATGTTTTAGATAAAAAAGGGCCTAGTCGAGTTAGTCCATTTACTGTTCCCATGATGATTCCCAACATGGCTACTGGACTAGCTGCAATTGCACTAGGCGCTAAAGGTCCAAGTTCTGCAGTTTCAACTGCTTGTGCTGCTGGATCAAATGCAATTGGTGATGCATTCAGACTTCTCCAACTAGGTAAAGCAGATGCAATGGTCTGCGGGGGGGCAGAGGCTAGTATCACACCCTTAGGGGTAGCAGGTTTTGCCAGTGCGAAGGCCCTATCATTTAGAAATGACGACCCATCAACAGCTAGTAGACCTTTTGATTCTCAAAGAGATGGTTTCGTAATTGGCGAAGGGGCAGGAGTATTAATTTTAGAAACTCTTGACCATGCCTTAAAAAGAGATGCAACAATCCATGCGGAACTAATTGGTTATGGAACAACATGTGATGCCCATCACATTACCTCTCCTACCCCAGGAGGATCAGGAGGAGCAGAAGCAATGAAATTGGCATTAAGTGATGGACAAATTAATCCAGAACAAGTCGATTACATAAATGCTCATGGAACTAGCACTCCAGCCAATGACAGCAATGAAACATCTGCAATAAAAACTGCTTTGGGAAATCATGCCTATCAAGTACCCACAAGCTCAACCAAATCTATGACTGGACATTTATTAGGAGGTTCTGGGGGTATAGAAGCTGTTGCTTGTGCTCTGGCAATAAAACATGAAATAATTCCGCCAACAATTAATTATTCAAATCCAGACCCAAATTGTGATCTTGATTATGTACCCAACAAAGCAAGAGAAAAGAAATTAGGCGTCGTACTATCTAACTCATTCGGGTTTGGCGGTCACAATGTCTGCTTAGCTTTTCGGCAAATGACCTAA
- the glmS gene encoding glutamine--fructose-6-phosphate transaminase (isomerizing) yields the protein MCGIFSVIGSREVSSVLIDGLRKLEYRGYDSAGIATINNLNNDQIGQLNVTKSEGKLINLSNLIKKNPLEGHVGIAHTRWATHGKPNERNAHPHLDSSGQIAVVQNGIIENYRELSQSLKTKGIKLISETDTEIIPHLIGLEIEQSLANGLSPNEQTLLNAVQKVLTLLKGTYAIAVIWSKAPNALVVAREQAPLVLGFGEGEFFCASDTPALVGFTRTFLPLKDHEIALLTPLGIELYDDDGNRQHRAPSLLKGTELFADKRNFRHFMLKEIYEQPETAQQWIDRFLPIDLPLGNSGALPISKPILEKIEQIQILACGTSRHAGMVGAYLLEQFAGVPANVFFASEFRYSPPPLLPNTLTIGVSQSGETADTLAALRMEKERRDATKDANFSFHQLGITNRVDSSLGRELDNVIDIGSGIEIGVAATKTFLGQMLSFYGLTLLFASQRQKRTPQEIEDLSNDLRLIPKQLTDLIKTHDSLSQEIAHLFVETKDVIFLGRGINYPIALEGALKLKEISYIHAQGYPAGELKHGPIALLDQHVPVVSIAVPGVVYEKVLSNSQEAKARDASIIGVSTIGPESEMFDELFTIPKVSEWVSPLLTVVPLQLFSYHIAAHKGLDVDQPRNLAKSVTVE from the coding sequence ATGTGTGGGATATTTTCTGTTATTGGATCAAGAGAAGTATCTTCTGTACTTATTGATGGATTAAGAAAACTTGAATATCGAGGCTATGATTCAGCGGGGATAGCAACAATTAATAATTTAAATAACGATCAAATTGGACAACTAAATGTCACAAAATCAGAAGGAAAGCTGATTAATCTCTCAAATTTAATTAAAAAAAACCCTTTAGAGGGTCATGTTGGTATTGCCCATACCAGATGGGCTACTCATGGTAAACCTAACGAAAGGAATGCACATCCTCATCTTGATTCGTCAGGGCAAATTGCAGTTGTGCAAAATGGGATTATCGAAAATTACAGAGAGTTATCTCAAAGCCTGAAAACTAAAGGAATTAAATTGATCTCTGAAACTGATACTGAGATAATTCCTCATTTGATTGGGCTAGAGATAGAACAGTCTCTGGCAAATGGGCTTTCCCCTAATGAACAAACATTATTAAATGCTGTTCAAAAGGTTCTGACTCTTTTAAAGGGGACTTATGCAATAGCAGTGATTTGGTCTAAGGCGCCCAATGCTCTAGTAGTCGCTAGGGAACAAGCACCATTAGTTCTTGGCTTTGGTGAAGGTGAGTTTTTTTGTGCGAGTGATACGCCAGCATTAGTTGGATTTACCCGTACATTTTTACCTTTAAAGGATCATGAAATTGCACTTTTAACTCCATTAGGAATTGAACTTTATGATGATGATGGTAATAGGCAGCACAGAGCACCATCACTTTTAAAGGGCACAGAACTGTTTGCGGATAAAAGAAATTTCCGTCATTTCATGCTTAAAGAAATTTATGAGCAGCCAGAGACAGCACAACAATGGATAGATAGGTTTTTACCTATCGATTTGCCTTTGGGGAATTCAGGTGCTCTACCTATATCCAAACCTATCCTTGAGAAGATAGAACAAATACAAATATTAGCCTGTGGTACAAGCAGGCATGCTGGTATGGTTGGTGCTTATCTATTGGAACAGTTTGCAGGAGTTCCTGCAAATGTATTTTTCGCAAGTGAATTTCGATATTCTCCCCCTCCACTTTTACCAAATACTTTGACAATAGGAGTAAGTCAATCGGGCGAAACAGCAGATACTTTAGCTGCACTAAGAATGGAAAAGGAGAGAAGAGATGCGACTAAAGATGCTAATTTTTCTTTTCATCAATTGGGAATTACTAATAGAGTTGATAGTTCATTAGGTCGCGAACTCGATAATGTTATTGATATTGGATCAGGCATTGAAATAGGTGTTGCAGCAACTAAAACCTTTCTTGGTCAAATGTTGTCCTTTTATGGTTTGACACTTTTATTTGCTTCTCAAAGACAAAAAAGAACCCCTCAGGAAATTGAAGATCTCTCTAATGATTTGAGATTAATTCCTAAACAGTTAACAGATCTTATAAAAACACATGATTCTCTCTCTCAGGAAATAGCACATTTATTTGTTGAAACAAAAGATGTCATTTTCTTAGGTAGAGGAATAAATTATCCAATTGCACTTGAAGGTGCTCTCAAGCTAAAAGAAATAAGCTACATACATGCTCAAGGCTATCCAGCTGGAGAGTTAAAGCACGGACCAATTGCACTTTTAGATCAACATGTTCCGGTTGTATCTATTGCTGTTCCTGGAGTCGTTTATGAAAAGGTTCTCAGTAACTCGCAAGAGGCTAAAGCTAGAGATGCCAGTATAATTGGGGTCTCGACAATTGGACCGGAATCGGAAATGTTTGACGAATTATTTACTATTCCAAAAGTTAGTGAATGGGTTAGCCCTCTATTGACCGTTGTACCTTTACAGTTATTTAGTTATCACATAGCAGCTCATAAAGGTTTAGATGTTGATCAGCCTAGGAATTTAGCAAAAAGTGTCACTGTTGAATAA
- the psaC gene encoding photosystem I iron-sulfur center protein PsaC, which yields MSHAVKIYDTCIGCTQCVRACPLDVLEMVPWDGCKASQIASSPRTEDCVGCKRCETACPTDFLSIRVYLGDETTRSMGLAY from the coding sequence TTGTCACACGCCGTCAAAATCTATGACACCTGTATTGGCTGCACCCAATGCGTAAGGGCTTGTCCACTGGATGTGCTTGAAATGGTTCCCTGGGATGGCTGCAAAGCTTCACAGATAGCTTCATCTCCAAGGACTGAAGATTGTGTTGGATGTAAGCGGTGTGAAACTGCTTGTCCAACTGATTTCCTCAGTATTAGGGTCTACTTAGGTGATGAAACAACTAGAAGTATGGGTTTGGCTTACTAA
- a CDS encoding DUF3188 domain-containing protein has protein sequence MNRLGNPLISISAPLLILLAITGFLHREGKDKIQAIPALVFGSGLVLTGAVRRFRRRRMLFLEMKKDMNDKNFYQ, from the coding sequence ATGAACAGATTGGGCAACCCATTAATCTCAATTTCGGCACCTTTGCTGATTTTATTAGCAATTACAGGTTTTTTACATAGAGAGGGCAAAGATAAAATCCAAGCAATACCTGCTTTAGTTTTTGGAAGTGGATTAGTTTTGACTGGAGCGGTTAGAAGATTTAGGCGACGACGAATGTTGTTTCTAGAGATGAAAAAGGATATGAATGATAAAAATTTTTATCAATAA
- a CDS encoding mannose-1-phosphate guanylyltransferase/mannose-6-phosphate isomerase, producing MEITDNSIIPVILSGGSGTRLWPLSRESYPKQFLALDSRTKKTLLQKTYERLLGLEGLENPILICNEDHRFIVAEQFREINTDPKAIILEPVGRNTAPAIAVAALQAISLGKDPLLLILAADHLIEDVVEFQKVIHTAKAYANQGRLVTFGIVPTCAETGYGYIEAKEFPTEEDKISGLEINKFIEKPSKEVAEKLIKDSRYTWNSGMFLFKASSIISELKKFSPEIINYCKIAIEKDVEDLDFLRLEEKSFKKCPKISLDIAVMEKTKIGTVLPLNAGWSDIGSWKSLWDISQKNHEGNYINGRVIVEKSKDCYLKSEQRLIVGIGIKNLIVVDTNDAILVANRDQSQHIGNIVKSLSSSDFPEGKMHKKIYRPWGNYTTIVEGDRWLVKLIEVKPNASLSLQMHHHRAEHWVVVNGTALIEKNGEKQLLTENESTFIPLGCKHRLSNPGRMKLELIEVQSGTYLDEEDIIRFEDSYGRIKNIS from the coding sequence ATGGAAATAACTGATAACTCGATAATTCCTGTAATTCTCAGTGGTGGATCGGGAACAAGGCTTTGGCCACTTTCAAGAGAAAGCTACCCTAAACAATTTTTAGCCTTAGATTCAAGAACAAAGAAAACTCTTTTGCAGAAAACTTATGAAAGACTTTTAGGTTTAGAGGGATTAGAAAATCCAATATTGATATGTAATGAAGATCATAGATTTATAGTTGCAGAGCAATTTAGAGAGATCAATACTGATCCTAAAGCAATTATTCTGGAGCCCGTAGGACGTAACACTGCTCCAGCAATTGCAGTTGCTGCACTTCAAGCAATTTCTTTAGGAAAAGATCCTTTGCTTTTAATTTTGGCAGCCGACCACTTAATAGAAGATGTAGTTGAATTTCAAAAAGTAATTCATACAGCAAAAGCATATGCAAATCAAGGGAGGCTGGTGACTTTTGGTATTGTTCCAACATGCGCAGAGACTGGTTACGGTTATATTGAAGCAAAAGAATTTCCTACTGAAGAAGATAAAATAAGTGGTTTAGAAATTAATAAATTTATAGAAAAACCTAGTAAAGAAGTAGCTGAGAAATTAATCAAAGATTCTCGTTACACTTGGAATAGTGGTATGTTTCTTTTTAAAGCAAGTTCAATAATAAGTGAATTAAAAAAATTCTCTCCAGAAATAATCAATTATTGTAAAATTGCTATTGAAAAAGATGTAGAAGATCTTGATTTTCTACGATTAGAAGAAAAGTCATTTAAGAAATGTCCAAAAATATCTTTAGATATAGCAGTGATGGAAAAAACAAAAATAGGAACCGTTCTACCGCTAAATGCTGGTTGGAGTGACATAGGAAGTTGGAAATCTTTATGGGATATTAGTCAAAAAAATCATGAAGGAAACTATATAAATGGGAGAGTAATAGTTGAAAAAAGTAAAGACTGTTATTTAAAAAGTGAGCAACGTCTAATTGTAGGAATAGGAATCAAAAATCTAATAGTTGTAGATACAAATGATGCTATATTAGTAGCCAATAGAGATCAATCTCAACATATTGGAAATATAGTAAAAAGTCTAAGTTCATCGGACTTTCCAGAAGGTAAAATGCACAAAAAAATTTATAGACCTTGGGGTAATTACACGACAATAGTTGAGGGGGATAGGTGGCTAGTGAAGCTCATAGAAGTAAAGCCAAATGCTTCTCTTTCTTTACAAATGCATCATCATAGAGCTGAACATTGGGTTGTAGTTAACGGAACCGCATTGATAGAAAAAAATGGAGAGAAGCAACTTTTGACTGAAAATGAAAGTACATTTATCCCTTTAGGTTGTAAGCATAGATTAAGCAATCCAGGAAGGATGAAACTTGAGCTTATTGAAGTTCAAAGCGGAACGTATTTAGATGAAGAAGATATCATTCGTTTTGAAGATTCTTATGGAAGAATAAAAAACATTAGTTAA
- the acpP gene encoding acyl carrier protein, with translation MSQEAILEKVRSIVAEQLSVEAGEVKPDSNFQNDLGADSLDTVELVMALEEAFDIEIPDEAAEGIATVGDAVKYIEDKQS, from the coding sequence ATGTCCCAGGAAGCAATCCTTGAAAAAGTTCGTTCTATTGTCGCAGAACAACTTAGCGTTGAAGCCGGTGAAGTAAAACCGGATTCAAATTTCCAAAACGACCTCGGAGCTGACTCGCTCGACACTGTCGAATTAGTGATGGCTCTTGAAGAGGCATTTGACATAGAAATCCCTGACGAGGCTGCTGAAGGCATTGCCACTGTCGGGGATGCAGTCAAATACATCGAAGACAAACAGTCTTGA
- the rimM gene encoding ribosome maturation factor RimM (Essential for efficient processing of 16S rRNA), whose product MIDKDKWMTIGEIVAPQGLKGDIRIKPKSEFPERFTKPGKRWIQKANELPTEIKLRKGNLIPGKSIYIISIEGVSNRSSAEEIIGWKLVIPVDSRPILSKDEYHYFDLIGLEARRGPKKTLIGFVTDLIKGGNDLLEIELVEGKKVLVPFVKEIVPEIEIKEKWLLINPPPGLLEL is encoded by the coding sequence ATGATCGATAAAGATAAATGGATGACAATAGGTGAAATTGTTGCTCCCCAGGGTTTAAAAGGAGATATTAGAATTAAACCTAAAAGTGAATTTCCTGAAAGATTTACCAAACCCGGAAAACGTTGGATTCAAAAAGCTAATGAATTACCCACTGAAATCAAATTACGAAAAGGAAACCTTATTCCAGGTAAATCGATCTACATAATTTCCATCGAGGGTGTATCTAATAGGAGTTCTGCAGAGGAAATCATTGGTTGGAAATTAGTCATACCAGTTGATAGCAGACCAATATTGAGTAAAGATGAGTACCATTACTTTGATTTAATTGGTTTGGAGGCAAGAAGAGGCCCAAAAAAAACTCTAATTGGTTTTGTAACTGACTTAATCAAGGGAGGGAATGACCTTCTAGAGATAGAGTTAGTAGAAGGTAAAAAAGTTTTGGTACCTTTTGTTAAAGAAATTGTCCCAGAAATAGAAATCAAAGAAAAATGGCTGCTAATCAATCCACCGCCTGGGTTATTGGAACTCTAA
- the tkt gene encoding transketolase gives MVALTTSLDTLCVNSIRMLAVDAINKSKSGHPGLPMGCAPMGYALWDKHLRHNPKNPKWFNRDRFVLSAGHGCMLLYALLHLTGYDSVTIEDIKEFRQWGAKTPGHPETFETPGVEVTAGPLGAGISNAVGLAIAEAHLSAKFNKPDSTVVDHYTYVIMGDGCNQEGISSEACSLAGHLKLGKLIALYDDNHITIDGRTDVSFTEDVLKRYEAYGWHVQEIAEGNTDIEGISKAIENAKAVIDKPSIIKVTTTIGYGSPNKSDTAGIHGAPLGEEEAELTRKQLGWSYKPFEVPQDAYDQYRQAIEKGAQLEEQWNKTLASYKEKYPSEASQFERMLRGELPQGWDKDLPTYSADDKGVATRKHSQICLGALGPNIPELIGGSADLTHSNYTDIKGETGSFQYESPEKRYLHFGVREHAMAAILNGIAYHDSGLIPYGGTFLVFADYMRGSMRLSALSELGVIYVLTHDSIGVGEDGPTHQPIETIPSLRAMPNMMVFRPGDGNETSGAYKVAIKNRKRPSSLCLSRQGMVNQQHSSVDKVALGGYVLEDCGGTPELILIGTGTELDLCVQAAKKLTSEGKKVRVVSMPCVELFEEQSDSYKEEVLPSNIRKRLVVEAAESFGWHKYIGLDGDSVTMNSFGASAPGGLCMEKFGFTVENVLEKSRNLLNK, from the coding sequence ATGGTTGCCTTGACTACTTCCCTAGACACACTTTGCGTCAACAGCATCAGGATGCTCGCTGTTGATGCAATTAATAAATCCAAAAGTGGTCACCCTGGTCTCCCTATGGGTTGTGCCCCTATGGGTTATGCATTGTGGGACAAACACTTACGACATAATCCCAAAAACCCAAAATGGTTTAATCGAGACAGATTTGTTCTTTCAGCAGGACATGGATGCATGCTTTTGTATGCTCTTCTGCATTTGACTGGATATGACTCTGTCACCATTGAAGATATAAAAGAATTTAGGCAGTGGGGAGCTAAAACTCCAGGACATCCAGAAACTTTTGAAACTCCTGGAGTTGAAGTAACTGCTGGACCTCTGGGAGCAGGAATTTCTAATGCAGTTGGATTAGCCATTGCGGAAGCTCATCTATCTGCAAAATTCAATAAACCCGACTCAACAGTTGTAGACCATTACACCTATGTGATCATGGGAGATGGATGCAATCAAGAGGGTATATCTTCCGAAGCCTGTTCTCTTGCTGGTCATTTAAAGCTTGGAAAATTAATCGCTTTATATGATGACAACCACATCACTATTGATGGAAGAACTGACGTTTCATTTACTGAGGATGTCTTAAAAAGATATGAAGCATATGGATGGCATGTACAAGAAATTGCTGAAGGCAATACAGACATAGAAGGGATATCGAAAGCTATTGAGAATGCAAAAGCAGTAATAGATAAACCATCTATTATCAAAGTAACGACAACCATTGGCTACGGCTCACCCAATAAAAGTGATACTGCGGGCATTCACGGCGCACCTTTAGGTGAAGAAGAAGCGGAACTCACAAGAAAACAACTAGGTTGGTCTTATAAACCTTTCGAGGTTCCCCAAGATGCCTACGATCAATATCGTCAAGCCATCGAAAAAGGAGCACAACTCGAAGAGCAGTGGAATAAAACTCTTGCTAGTTATAAAGAAAAATATCCTAGTGAAGCATCTCAATTTGAGCGTATGTTGAGAGGCGAACTCCCACAAGGTTGGGATAAAGATTTACCGACCTATTCAGCCGATGATAAAGGGGTCGCTACTAGAAAACATTCTCAGATATGTCTAGGAGCTCTTGGTCCGAATATTCCTGAACTAATAGGAGGTTCTGCAGATTTAACGCATTCAAATTACACCGATATAAAAGGTGAAACCGGATCTTTTCAATATGAAAGTCCTGAAAAACGTTATTTACATTTTGGTGTCAGAGAACATGCTATGGCAGCCATATTGAATGGTATTGCTTATCACGATAGTGGTTTAATTCCTTATGGTGGAACCTTCTTAGTCTTCGCAGACTACATGAGAGGATCTATGCGTCTTTCCGCTCTGAGTGAACTTGGTGTTATTTATGTTTTAACTCATGATTCCATAGGTGTTGGCGAAGATGGTCCAACACATCAACCCATAGAAACAATTCCATCATTGAGAGCAATGCCAAATATGATGGTTTTTCGTCCAGGCGATGGCAATGAAACCAGTGGTGCTTATAAAGTTGCAATTAAAAATCGTAAGAGACCCAGTTCCTTATGCCTAAGTAGGCAGGGTATGGTCAATCAACAACATTCATCAGTAGATAAAGTTGCTCTAGGCGGATACGTACTTGAAGACTGTGGTGGTACCCCTGAACTAATACTTATCGGTACTGGAACTGAACTTGATTTATGTGTGCAAGCAGCGAAAAAGCTAACTTCAGAAGGGAAAAAAGTGCGTGTGGTTTCTATGCCATGCGTTGAACTTTTTGAAGAACAAAGCGACAGTTATAAAGAAGAAGTTTTACCTTCTAACATCAGAAAACGTCTAGTAGTTGAAGCCGCAGAGAGCTTTGGATGGCATAAATATATTGGTCTTGATGGGGACAGCGTAACTATGAATAGCTTTGGAGCATCTGCTCCAGGTGGACTATGTATGGAAAAATTTGGATTTACAGTTGAGAACGTACTAGAAAAATCTAGAAATCTTCTCAACAAATAA